The following proteins are encoded in a genomic region of Triticum dicoccoides isolate Atlit2015 ecotype Zavitan chromosome 1B, WEW_v2.0, whole genome shotgun sequence:
- the LOC119332281 gene encoding ras-related protein RABC2a-like, which produces MGVSPVSPGGSAGYECSFKILLIGDSGVGKSSLLVSFVAAANLDDDIAPTIGVDFKIKFLTVGGKKLKLTIWDTAGQERFRTITSSYYRGAQGIILVYDVAKRESFTNLGDVWTKEIDSNSSNKDCIKMLVGNKVDKDDERTVTREEGLAFAQESGCLFLESSAKTRENVENCFEELVLKILEVPSLLEEGSSSVVKRNILKKQQESHAKYGGRCCQ; this is translated from the exons ATGGGGGTGTCGCCGGTGTCGCCGGGGGGCAGCGCCGGCTACGAGTGCTCCTTCAAGATCCTCCTCATCGGGGACTCGGGCGTCGGCAAGAGCAGCCTCCTCGTCAGCTTCGTCGCCGCAGCCAACCTCGACGACGACATCGCGCCCACCATCG GAGTTGATTTCAAAATCAAGTTTCTTACTGTTGGTGGAAAGAAACTGAAGCTGACTATATGGGATACTG cTGGCCAGGAGAGGTTTAGGACAATCACTAGTTCTTACTATAGAGGTGCTCAAGGAATTATACTAG TATATGACGTCGCGAAGAGAGAGAGCTTCACAAATTTGGGTGATGTATGGACTAAGGAGATAGACTCAAACTCATCAAACAAAGACTGCATAAAAATGCTTGTTGGAAACAAAGTTGATAAG GATGATGAGAGAACAGTCACAAGAGAAGAAGGTCTTGCCTTCGCACAAGAATCCGGATGTCTGTTTCTTGAGAGCAGTGCAAAAACACGAGAAAACGTCGAGAATTGTTTTGAAGAACTTGTGCTGAAG ATCCTtgaggttccaagtctcctggaggAAGGCTCGTCATCGGTTGTCAAGAGGAACATTCTGAAAAAGCAACAGGAAAGTCATGCAAAGTATGGTGGTAGATGCTGTCAATAG
- the LOC119332261 gene encoding protein fluG-like isoform X1, with amino-acid sequence MEARYAELRRAVEDTPAVDAHAHNLVDTASSLPFLRCFSEADGDALAFAPHSLSFKRSLKDIAALYGCEASLDKVEELRKAQGLSSIASKCFQAANISAILVDDGLVFDKMLELEAHKEFVPTVGRVLRIEWLAETIINDDSFSGSSWTLDSFTETFVAKLKSVASKIVGLKSIAAYRSGLEIDPCVSKTDAEDGLRKELTGQRPLRITNKSLIDYLFTCSLDIAVQCHLPMQIHTGFGDKDLDLRKCNPLHLRAVLEDERFVKCQLVLLHASYPYSKEASYLASVYSQVYLDFGLAIPKLSVQGMVSSLKELLELAPINKVMFSSDGYAFPETYYLGSRRARDVVYRVLSAACEDGDLSIQEATDAVEDIFRRNASDLYKLNVANGSIHQKTMIADSRIASSCVEQDVLFVRIVWNDASGQHRCRVVPAGRFYEIARNKGVGLTFASMGMTSFCDGPADGTNLTGVGEIRLMPDMSTLLRLPWSTREEMVIADMQIRPGEAWEYCPRYALRKVTKVLLDEFNVTMKAGFENEFYLRRKLVSEGHERWVPYDNSSYCSTSSFDGASSILQEVYSSLKVANIVVEQLHAEAGKGQFEVALKYVLCTLAADNLIYAREIIKSVARKHGLIATFLPKPDLNDIGSGSHVHLSLWKNDQNVFMGSNEYSHYGMSNVGEQFLAGVYHHLPSILAFTAPHPNSYDRIQPNTWSGAYLCWGKENREAPLRTACPPGVPLDMVSNFEIKSFDGCANPHLGLAAIVAAGIDGLRKGLKLPEPIESNPADYATKLKRLPQDLLESVESLAADKTLHQLIGDKLITAIIAVRKAEIDHYSKNPGAFGDLIHRY; translated from the exons ATGGAGGCCAGGTACGCGGAGCTGCGGCGCGCGGTGGAGGACACGCCGGCGGTGGACGCGCACGCGCACAACCTCGTCGACACGGCCTCCTCCCTCCCCTTCCTCCGCTGCTTCTCCGAGGCCGACGGCGACGCGCTCGCCTTCGCTCCCCACTCCCTCTCCTTCAAG AGAAGCCTCAAGGACATCGCCGCATTGTACGGCTGTGAAGCCTCACTTGACAAGGTGGAAGAGTTGAGAAAGGCCCAAGGGTTGTCATCTATCGCTTCAAAATGCTTCCAAGCTGCCAATATATCAGCGATTCTCGTGGATGACGGCCTAGTATTTGATAAAATGCTTGAGCTGGAAGCCCACAAGGAATTTGTCCCCACAGTCGGCAGAGTTCTGAGAATCGAATGGCTGGCGGAAACGATTATTAACGAC GATTCATTCAGTGGATCAAGCTGGACGTTGGACTCATTCACTGAAACTTTTGTGGCTAAGCTCAAATC AGTTGCCAGCAAAATTGTTGGGTTGAAAAGCATTGCTGCATACAGAAGTGGCTTAGAGATTGATCCATGTGTTAGCAAGACAGATGCAGAGGATGGTCTCCGTAAGGAGCTAACAG GGCAAAGACCTCTTCGGATTACAAATAAGAGCCTCATCGACTATCTATTTACTTGTAGTCTTGATATTGCTGTGCAGTGTCACTTACCAATGCAGATTCACACAGG CTTTGGAGATAAAGACCTGGACTTGCGGAAGTGCAATCCTCTACATCTCCGTGCTGTTCTTGAGGATGAAAGATTCGTCAAGTGCCAGTTAGTCCTTTTACATGCTTCTTATCCATATTCTAAGGAAGCATCCTATCTTGCATCTGTTTACTCCCAG GTCTACCTTGATTTCGGTTTGGCAATTCCAAAACTAAGTGTTCAAGGAATGGTGTCATCACTTAAAGAGCTTCTGGAGCTAGCTCCCATAAACAAG GTCATGTTCAGTTCAGATGGATATGCTTTTCCGGAGACATACTATCTAG GTTCCAGAAGGGCACGTGATGTTGTTTACCGTGTCCTATCAGCTGCATGTGAAGATGGTGATCTTAGCATTCAGGAAGCTACAGATGCAGttgaggacatctttagaagaaatgCATCAGATCTGTATAAGTTGAACGTTGCCAATGGGTCAATTCACCAGAAAACTATGATAGCTGACAGTAGGATAGCATCATCTTGTGTTGAGCAAGATGTGCTTTTTGTTCGCATCGTCTGGAATGATGCTTCAGGCCAACATAGATGCCGC GTTGTCCCAGCCGGAAGGTTTTATGAGATTGCAAGGAATAAGGGTGTTGGCCTGACTTTTGCATCAATGGGAATGACTTCCTTTTGTGACGGCCCAGCTGATGGGACAAACCTTACTGGTGTAGGCGAGATCAGGCTTATGCCAGATATGTCGACACTTTTGAGACTCCCATG GTCAACACGTGAGGAAATGGTGATAGCTGACATGCAAATTAGGCCTGGAGAAGCCTGGGAATACTGTCCTAGATATGCCTTAAGAAAAGTCACAAAAGTTCTGCTGGATGAATTCAATGTG ACAATGAAGGCAGGTTTTGAGAATGAATTTTATCTCCGCAGAAAATTAGTAAG TGAGGGACATGAGCGTTGGGTTCCATATGATAATAGCAGTTACTGCTCAACCTCATCATTTGATGGTGCCTCATCTATACTACAAGAAGTGTATTCTTCTCTTAAAGTGGCAAATATTGTGGTTGAGCAG CTGCATGCCGAAGCTGGAAAAGGGCAGTTCGAGGTTGCCTTGAAGTATGTCCTGTGCACTCTTGCTGCTGACAATTTGATATATGCTCGCGAGATTATTAAATCCGTTGCTCGAAAGCATGGGTTGATAGCAACGTTTCTTCCAAA ACCTGACCTGAATGATATTGGATCGGGTTCCCATGTGCATCTGAGTTTATGGAAGAATGATCAGAATGTTTTTATGGGATCAAATGAATACAGCCACTATGGAATGTCAAACGTTGGAGAACAGTTCCTTGCTGGAGTATACCATCATCTTCCATCAATCTTGGCATTTACTGCTCCTCACCCTAACAG CTACGATCGTATTCAACCAAATACATGGAGTGGAGCTTACCTATGCTGGGGGAAAGAAAACCGGGAGGCTCCATTGAGAACCGCATGCCCACCTGGTGTGCCTCTCGACATGGTCAGCAACTTCGAAATTAAATCATTTGATGGGTGCGCAAATCCGCACTTGGGGCTTGCTGCTATTGTCGCTGCTGGGATTGATGGACTTAGGAAAGGCCTTAAGTTGCCTGAACCAATTG AATCAAATCCTGCAGATTATGCTACCAAACTTAAAAGGCTACCACAGGACCTTCTGGAATCTGTAGAATCACTTGCTGCAGACAAAACTTTGCATCAGCTAATCGGCGATAAGCTTATTACAGCCATTATCGCTGTACGCAAG GCTGAGATTGATCACTACTCGAAGAACCCTGGGGCATTTGGCGATCTCATTCACCGTTACTAA
- the LOC119332261 gene encoding protein fluG-like isoform X2, which translates to MHQDSFSGSSWTLDSFTETFVAKLKSVASKIVGLKSIAAYRSGLEIDPCVSKTDAEDGLRKELTGQRPLRITNKSLIDYLFTCSLDIAVQCHLPMQIHTGFGDKDLDLRKCNPLHLRAVLEDERFVKCQLVLLHASYPYSKEASYLASVYSQVYLDFGLAIPKLSVQGMVSSLKELLELAPINKVMFSSDGYAFPETYYLGSRRARDVVYRVLSAACEDGDLSIQEATDAVEDIFRRNASDLYKLNVANGSIHQKTMIADSRIASSCVEQDVLFVRIVWNDASGQHRCRVVPAGRFYEIARNKGVGLTFASMGMTSFCDGPADGTNLTGVGEIRLMPDMSTLLRLPWSTREEMVIADMQIRPGEAWEYCPRYALRKVTKVLLDEFNVTMKAGFENEFYLRRKLVSEGHERWVPYDNSSYCSTSSFDGASSILQEVYSSLKVANIVVEQLHAEAGKGQFEVALKYVLCTLAADNLIYAREIIKSVARKHGLIATFLPKPDLNDIGSGSHVHLSLWKNDQNVFMGSNEYSHYGMSNVGEQFLAGVYHHLPSILAFTAPHPNSYDRIQPNTWSGAYLCWGKENREAPLRTACPPGVPLDMVSNFEIKSFDGCANPHLGLAAIVAAGIDGLRKGLKLPEPIESNPADYATKLKRLPQDLLESVESLAADKTLHQLIGDKLITAIIAVRKAEIDHYSKNPGAFGDLIHRY; encoded by the exons atgcaccag GATTCATTCAGTGGATCAAGCTGGACGTTGGACTCATTCACTGAAACTTTTGTGGCTAAGCTCAAATC AGTTGCCAGCAAAATTGTTGGGTTGAAAAGCATTGCTGCATACAGAAGTGGCTTAGAGATTGATCCATGTGTTAGCAAGACAGATGCAGAGGATGGTCTCCGTAAGGAGCTAACAG GGCAAAGACCTCTTCGGATTACAAATAAGAGCCTCATCGACTATCTATTTACTTGTAGTCTTGATATTGCTGTGCAGTGTCACTTACCAATGCAGATTCACACAGG CTTTGGAGATAAAGACCTGGACTTGCGGAAGTGCAATCCTCTACATCTCCGTGCTGTTCTTGAGGATGAAAGATTCGTCAAGTGCCAGTTAGTCCTTTTACATGCTTCTTATCCATATTCTAAGGAAGCATCCTATCTTGCATCTGTTTACTCCCAG GTCTACCTTGATTTCGGTTTGGCAATTCCAAAACTAAGTGTTCAAGGAATGGTGTCATCACTTAAAGAGCTTCTGGAGCTAGCTCCCATAAACAAG GTCATGTTCAGTTCAGATGGATATGCTTTTCCGGAGACATACTATCTAG GTTCCAGAAGGGCACGTGATGTTGTTTACCGTGTCCTATCAGCTGCATGTGAAGATGGTGATCTTAGCATTCAGGAAGCTACAGATGCAGttgaggacatctttagaagaaatgCATCAGATCTGTATAAGTTGAACGTTGCCAATGGGTCAATTCACCAGAAAACTATGATAGCTGACAGTAGGATAGCATCATCTTGTGTTGAGCAAGATGTGCTTTTTGTTCGCATCGTCTGGAATGATGCTTCAGGCCAACATAGATGCCGC GTTGTCCCAGCCGGAAGGTTTTATGAGATTGCAAGGAATAAGGGTGTTGGCCTGACTTTTGCATCAATGGGAATGACTTCCTTTTGTGACGGCCCAGCTGATGGGACAAACCTTACTGGTGTAGGCGAGATCAGGCTTATGCCAGATATGTCGACACTTTTGAGACTCCCATG GTCAACACGTGAGGAAATGGTGATAGCTGACATGCAAATTAGGCCTGGAGAAGCCTGGGAATACTGTCCTAGATATGCCTTAAGAAAAGTCACAAAAGTTCTGCTGGATGAATTCAATGTG ACAATGAAGGCAGGTTTTGAGAATGAATTTTATCTCCGCAGAAAATTAGTAAG TGAGGGACATGAGCGTTGGGTTCCATATGATAATAGCAGTTACTGCTCAACCTCATCATTTGATGGTGCCTCATCTATACTACAAGAAGTGTATTCTTCTCTTAAAGTGGCAAATATTGTGGTTGAGCAG CTGCATGCCGAAGCTGGAAAAGGGCAGTTCGAGGTTGCCTTGAAGTATGTCCTGTGCACTCTTGCTGCTGACAATTTGATATATGCTCGCGAGATTATTAAATCCGTTGCTCGAAAGCATGGGTTGATAGCAACGTTTCTTCCAAA ACCTGACCTGAATGATATTGGATCGGGTTCCCATGTGCATCTGAGTTTATGGAAGAATGATCAGAATGTTTTTATGGGATCAAATGAATACAGCCACTATGGAATGTCAAACGTTGGAGAACAGTTCCTTGCTGGAGTATACCATCATCTTCCATCAATCTTGGCATTTACTGCTCCTCACCCTAACAG CTACGATCGTATTCAACCAAATACATGGAGTGGAGCTTACCTATGCTGGGGGAAAGAAAACCGGGAGGCTCCATTGAGAACCGCATGCCCACCTGGTGTGCCTCTCGACATGGTCAGCAACTTCGAAATTAAATCATTTGATGGGTGCGCAAATCCGCACTTGGGGCTTGCTGCTATTGTCGCTGCTGGGATTGATGGACTTAGGAAAGGCCTTAAGTTGCCTGAACCAATTG AATCAAATCCTGCAGATTATGCTACCAAACTTAAAAGGCTACCACAGGACCTTCTGGAATCTGTAGAATCACTTGCTGCAGACAAAACTTTGCATCAGCTAATCGGCGATAAGCTTATTACAGCCATTATCGCTGTACGCAAG GCTGAGATTGATCACTACTCGAAGAACCCTGGGGCATTTGGCGATCTCATTCACCGTTACTAA